The following are encoded in a window of Deinococcus apachensis DSM 19763 genomic DNA:
- a CDS encoding winged helix DNA-binding domain-containing protein encodes MTLSAKRLNRATLGRQLLLRREALEVTEGVRRVMALQAQEAASPYLALWNRLARFEPTDLDAAFTKRTVVKASLMRITLHTVHVDDYPALHQVMVSSLRAARLGDPRFTGSGLTIPDLDALLPHLTDFMAQPRTRAEVEGMLAARLGFQHPGVWWALRTFAPLWHAPSGGPWSFGLRPSFVTARSPLTPDRAEAVQHLVRRYLEAFGPASIQDVAQFTRLSRAVVRDAVNALGGELQRWQGPDGSNLYDLPGAWLPDEDTPAPPRLLPMWDSTLLAYQDRGRVIPPDYRRLVIRQNGDVLPTLLVDGYVAGVWRAVEGGIEATAFHPLPEEVWAGLASEAGALVAFLAGRDPSVYRRYTHWWGRLPVADIRLLPG; translated from the coding sequence ATGACCCTCTCCGCAAAGCGACTCAACCGCGCCACGCTTGGACGACAGCTCCTCCTGCGCCGCGAAGCACTGGAGGTCACCGAGGGCGTCCGCCGCGTCATGGCCCTGCAAGCCCAAGAGGCCGCCTCACCCTACCTAGCGTTGTGGAATCGCCTCGCCCGCTTCGAGCCCACCGACCTGGATGCCGCCTTCACCAAGCGGACCGTGGTGAAAGCGTCACTGATGCGCATCACGCTGCACACTGTGCATGTCGACGACTACCCGGCCTTGCACCAGGTGATGGTGTCAAGCTTGCGGGCCGCACGTCTGGGTGATCCACGCTTCACCGGGAGCGGCCTGACCATCCCCGACCTCGACGCCCTCCTGCCCCACCTGACTGACTTCATGGCACAGCCCCGCACCCGAGCGGAGGTGGAGGGGATGCTCGCGGCTCGGTTGGGGTTCCAGCATCCCGGCGTGTGGTGGGCGCTGCGGACCTTCGCCCCACTGTGGCACGCCCCGAGTGGAGGGCCTTGGTCGTTCGGGTTACGCCCGTCGTTCGTCACGGCTCGCTCGCCTCTGACTCCTGATCGTGCCGAGGCCGTACAGCACTTGGTGCGGCGCTATCTGGAGGCGTTCGGCCCGGCCTCGATACAGGACGTCGCGCAGTTCACGCGGCTCTCCCGCGCGGTGGTTCGGGACGCTGTGAACGCGTTGGGCGGTGAATTGCAACGGTGGCAGGGGCCGGATGGATCGAACCTGTATGACTTGCCGGGCGCCTGGTTGCCCGACGAGGACACGCCTGCCCCGCCGAGGCTGTTGCCGATGTGGGACAGCACGCTGCTCGCCTACCAGGACCGTGGCCGGGTGATCCCGCCGGACTACCGTCGCCTGGTCATCCGGCAGAACGGCGACGTCTTGCCGACCCTGCTGGTGGACGGGTACGTCGCGGGCGTGTGGCGTGCAGTCGAAGGGGGGATCGAGGCCACGGCGTTCCACCCCCTGCCCGAGGAGGTGTGGGCAGGGTTGGCGTCCGAGGCGGGAGCGCTGGTGGCTTTTCTGGCGGGGCGTGACCCCAGCGTTTACCGCCGCTACACCCACTGGTGGGGCCGACTACCAGTTGCAGACATTCGACTCCTTCCCGGTTGA